From Rhodovibrio salinarum DSM 9154:
AGTCATCCGCTGTCGACCCGCAGCGCGGTCACGCTCCGCGATCTCGCAGACGAGCCGTTCGTCATCTGGCCGGCGTCGGAAGGGCGGGGCTTCTACCATCAGGTCATCCAGCTCTGCGCGACGGCCGGCTTCGTGCCGCAGGTGGTTCAGGAGGCGGGGCAGATTCACGGTGTGCTCGCCCTGGTGGCGGTCGGGATCGGGGTCGCGCTCGTCCCGGCAAGCATGACCGGTTTTCGTGCGGACGAGATCGTCTACCGACCGCTTGCTCAGGAAGAGGCGCGCTTCACCCTCTTCCTCTGCCACCGCGATGAACCGCTTGGCACGGTGGCGCAAAACTTCGTGAATATGGCTCTGTGATAGCCTTGGCATATCGCTGAAGCAGATAAACGGTATTGGACCGATCGTAACGCGCCCTCTACCCGTCTCCTCAAGCAAACGAGGAGGTAAAGGTGATCAGTTTCGAAGATCGGGTTGCTATCGTAACTGGCGCAGGGCGCGGCCTGGGATTTGCCTATGCGGAGCTGCTCGCCCGCCGGGGGGCGCGGGTGATCCTCCAGGAGATCGGCGCGGATACGCACGGGACGGGGCAAGAGTCATCGGTTGCCGAGGCTGCCGCGACGCAGCTCCGATCACGCGGCTGCGACGTCGTCGCGGCGCCCGACCGGATCGACAGCCGAGAAGCTTGCCGGGCGCTGATCGAGGGCGTCGTGGCTACCCATGGGCGCCTGGATATCCTGATCCACAACGCTGGCTGGGTCGGCTACCAGGATATCGAGGCGTTGGAGCCGGACTTTCTGGCCCGGATGACGACGCTGGGCCTGGAGACACCGCTGTGGCTGGCACAGGCAGCTTGGCCGGTGATGAAGGCGCAGGGCTATGGCCGGATTCTGCTGACGACGTCGGATCGGGCGCTTTATCCCGACTACGTACAGGCTGGTTTGAGCGCCTATGCCGCGGCCAAGATGGCGACCGTCGGCATTACGAACGTGCTGGCGCACGAGGGCGCGCCGCATGGCATCCGCGTCAACGCAATCTCTCCGGTCGCGAAGACGCGCATGTGGGGCGTCGAGGGTGAGCCCGAGGACCTACGTCCCGATGCGGTCGCACCGGGCGCGGCCTTCCTGGTGTCGCAGGCGTGTGAGGCCAGCGGCTGGGTGCTGCGCGCCAGCAACGGTCAGTTCCACGCAGTCAAGCCGTGTGAGGCGGAAGGGGTTGACTATCCGCGCGATCTCCGTGCCGTCGCGGCGGGCAGTCCCGAGGCGGTGGCGGCTGCCTGGGATCGCATCGCGCTTGCTAACACGGAACCGCGGACATGACGCGCGACGTACTGATCACCTAACGCTTGCAATCG
This genomic window contains:
- a CDS encoding SDR family NAD(P)-dependent oxidoreductase, producing MISFEDRVAIVTGAGRGLGFAYAELLARRGARVILQEIGADTHGTGQESSVAEAAATQLRSRGCDVVAAPDRIDSREACRALIEGVVATHGRLDILIHNAGWVGYQDIEALEPDFLARMTTLGLETPLWLAQAAWPVMKAQGYGRILLTTSDRALYPDYVQAGLSAYAAAKMATVGITNVLAHEGAPHGIRVNAISPVAKTRMWGVEGEPEDLRPDAVAPGAAFLVSQACEASGWVLRASNGQFHAVKPCEAEGVDYPRDLRAVAAGSPEAVAAAWDRIALANTEPRT